A stretch of DNA from Lycium ferocissimum isolate CSIRO_LF1 chromosome 4, AGI_CSIRO_Lferr_CH_V1, whole genome shotgun sequence:
CAACCGGTAGATGACATGCCTTACCAAAAACGAGCCTATAAGGAGATGTGCCAATAGGAGTTTTGTAGGCTGTTCTGTATGCCACAGAGAATCATCGAGCTTCAGCGACCAATCTTTCCTACTCACGCTCAcagtcttctccaaaattctctCAACTTCTCGATTCGATACCTCCACTTGACCACTCGTCTGAGGATGATAAGCAGTCGCTACCTTGTGTTTCACCCTATATTTAAGCAACAATTTATCAAAAAGCCGATTGCAAAAGTGCGTACCTTGATCGCTGATGATGGCTCGAGGGGTTCCAAACCTAGAAAAAATGTTCTTCAGAAATCTTGCCACCACACTGGCATCATTAGTGGTAAACAACGTGTTGGGATTATTCTAAGACTTGTAAGCCGTCATCTTAACTTTCTCtctagttttattttattttcttcgttTCAACCCTAGtttcttcatgaattcttgttcttcatatagaatcatgagtagctaaacttcttaattctggggttgtggcgaaagacatgatagttggtttggcgacaattattatctattaaatttccatactttgggttgcttatttattcttgatcttaattgtttgattatctggccaatagttgaacactatctgtggtgtgtgaattgaactagggatagggaatttgcatgcgtaataagaataaatagggcttgttcgatataattgtttcgctaatgaggataggaatataccctttagccttgcttagttgaatacggagaatgaaatgcgttcttgttacctttGACGACCATAaggatataggcgttatagtagcatctacaggcttgtgagcaactcggaagatactcataaagttataattaacccgtcaaccagtaacccaggaaataagataggtagaattgtcagaagatcaactggattgtcgaaagccatgaccctgaAACTCTCCATCATCTGTAAACCTTACAATCTTTGTCGAAATATTCtcagtcacaaaaacacccatcataaattgtttacttttcagttttagtttagtcACAACAAACACTTTGATTTTCACTCTCTTGAATAGTTttattcgaatttgaattagtttaacagtaaaatctaagtctctgtgggatcgatatctggacttaaaagttctatattacttgtacgaccacgtatacttgcgtgtgcgtttcgCTCACATGCTGAACAAACTTATTCAAGTCAGCCATTTCTCCTTTTTGACTTAACAGCTCTTTCAAATTCGACAAATCAATACCCCTATCAACATTGAAAAGAATGTCTTGTAATTAGCTGGAAAGGCTATGTATCTTTTGGAACCCAAGAAGTTCACCAATAGCAAGAACAATGTAATGAACATTAGATTGGTGATAGTGAAAATTAAGGAGAAGGAAAGAGAAGATATTAAGTTCCTAATAAACTACAATTTTTCAATCTCATTAAAGACCTACCATGACACACAGAGATTGACACTGAGGAAATATCAGTAGCATAGAAAAACTTGGAAGTTCCTTAGTCACATTGAAACTATAAACCTAAAAGCTACAGACACAAAAAAACATGAGATCAGCTTAAAGGACAGGAAGAGAGGGAATAAATGAATTATGAGTCAACACGcaaaattcaagaaccaacGACAGATAATCCAGGCTTCTTTATATGAACAACAAGGAAGTATTAAGTCTATATATTTTAGAAGTCTAGCTTAGATGAAACCTTTAGGAGCACTTTTTTTCTTTGCCTGGTCAGCAGCTGCTCATTTTTTATTATTCCACTTAAACGCAATTACTAATTTTGTAAAGGAAGCTCAAATCAAAAGTCCCAATTAGCAAGTACCCCTCCCATTTCAATTTCTGTGACCAACCTTCCTGTTTCCACCCAAGAAGATTGATCATTGATCCCTGTTTATAAAGGTAAAAGTTACTTGGCAACTCATCTAATCTAAACATATACTTGTTTCACCTTCCTGCTAATTTAATCCAACAGCCACCTGAATTTGTTCATTTTAATTATTAACTTAAAGGTAtatctaattaaaaaaaaatcaaatattatatttttaatcttCACACTAATCAAAAGACGGGATGAAGGGAGAACTAAGAGACCAAATGGTTCCCTAAGTTTGACTAATAGAAGGTTCATTCTTCATTTCTGAGTGACCAGCACCCTGAGCAAGGTTGGAAACATGTCATCCAATGGCAAAAGCATAATGTATTATTCCGGGATAGGTAGCTGCAGTTAAGCAGTTAAGATTTTAAATTTACTATGTAACCTCCAACTTTTACTGCAGTGATTATAAAGAAACAAATTtgattgaaagaaaaaggattaTCTCTGCAATTAGTCGTCAAATTCAAATTGTTGAAACAATCTTATTCTGTTTATCCATTAGAGTAAcaattttagaaatcataactcaagtttcCGACTTTTTGCACTTGAACTGTTTTATTCAGTAAAATGCTGCTTTCCTTCATTCTAAACAAAAAATCACTCGATAAAAAATTCTAAGGGCCAAAGAATGCATCTGTAAGACATAAATTACTGAGCATTTAGAAGAAAGATgaattttcaagacttacatGCCGCTTAATAGCATTGAGTCTATTCCGATCATACCCATCGCGCGCAAGTCAATGTTGAATTTTTTCCTTTAAGACAGCTGACTGCCAATCAAAAGAAAAGATGTTGAAAAACTTTCTACAACCTTTAACTCATGGAAATTAATAGGCGAAATAATGGTACTCAATTGAAGAAAGCCTATTTTAACTTCAATAGTTGtagaaaatacaaaatatatagcATAAAACTTGAAATGAAAGACCTGATCCTTGAGCTGGTCAAGCAATGTACTCCCTTCAGAAATAGTAGTTCTTGACAAATAGAATCTTGAGTGCACAGCACGTAAAGCCCTCACACAGTCTTCTTGCTTAACAACTACTGTAACATTGTACTCTGAACAACCATGAGCTACAGCACGGATATTGATATTTGTCTGCAAAATAAGAtgtgtttttttaataaaatgttGAATCTTCAAGATCTTATGGAAATTCAACTAATTAAAAGTTGAATTTTACACTCAGATTGCAGTGATCATCTTTTTAATACTCTCGCTTGACTGTTGTCATGTCATCTTTTCCAtggaaagcaatacaaagttGCCAAAAGAAGATAGCAACAAAGCCAAGTTTAAAGCTTATATAAactgtaaatcatttcacaTAATACCAAGAACAGTATGGTAGATAGGTTATAAATCAAGTGAGCTTCACATAGCAAGTACCAAGTCAGCATAAAGGTGGAGAGTTGTAGTAGGTTGACAGACCGTGCAAATTTAGGAAAAACCGTATTATGTGTCTCACACAACTAACATAGGTTTCATTTTGTCTCACAAAAAAAGTGGACCCAAATCTTACATTTTTGGGTCCACTTTTTTGTGAGACAAAAAGAAACCTCACACAACTAATgtcagtaaaataaaaaaaattagcaaagTCATGACAACATAATCCTCTATATTTGTTCTACAAACACAGCATACACTATATCTCCGGTAACTTGATATGATATGCTCCCCATTAGTGGGTTTTATGATACTCTTCCATAATCTATTAAAAATGAATGTATAGAGTTGGCTGCTAGATGAATTCTCACCACTGACGGTGACCACAGCACCAAAGCTGCATTTTATGAATTATGCACAGAAGTAACAGCGCAGTCACCAATAATCCTTGCAAGAACATACTCCATCCTTAAAATGGTGAAATCTGTTGGCATCTCTCAGAATTATCTCTCGTCCTGTGACTTTAGCGATTATTTTAATAGCAGAATGACAATCACCACAAACCCGAAGATTTTTCATTACTCGTATGGGCATACCTTCAGGCAATTTAAGAAGTCCATAAGCCACAGCTAGTTTCTCACTGTGAAAATTCAAGCTATGCATCTTCTCTTCTTCATCCACATCATGCAAAGCAAAACTTCCATCAGGAATATATCCAGCTTCTCTTAACTTAGGCCCCAATTTTTCTAACATTTTGATGATCAATTTATGCTCGGGATGGGGTGTGCTTTGTCCACCAGTGAACATATGAACATTTTTGTCTGCCTCAAGCCAACTACAACCAGGTGATTTAACCACTTCCCTTGACTGCATCGACTTCCTAAGAGAAGCAACATCAGCCCACTTACCTTTGGATGCATAAATATTAGAAAGTAGGACATAGGGCCCAGAATTTTGGGGTTCAAGCTTTAAAAGTTTCTTTGCAGCAACTTCTGCCAAATCTAGGTTCATATGCGTCCTACATGCACCCATCAAAGAACCCCAAATAATTGCATCTGCTTCTACAGTCATTTTGTTAATCAGATCCATTGCCTCATCCAACCGGCCAGCTCGACCAAGCATGTCAACCATGCAAGCATAATGTGCAGTTCCTGGCTCCATCTGATATTTTGAATTCATGGACTCAAAGATATCTTTCCCTTCTTTCACTTTCCCAGTGTAGCTGCATGCGGATAAAACTCCAACGAAGGTAACCTCGTCTGGGGTAATACCTAAAGAACACATTTCTCTGAACACTTCTAGCGCTTCATCTCCTAAACCATGTTGAGCATAACCTGTTATAATAGAATTCCACATGACCACATCTTTTGGAGAAAATCTATCAAATATTAATTTGGCCTTAACGAAATCACCGCATTTGATGTACATCGTGATTAATACAGAGGAGGCATACACGTCATCATCACAGTCGGTTCTGATTAACCGTGCATGTATCTCTCTACCATAATCAAGACTTGCAAGACTAGCACAAACTGAAAGAATGCTTATCAACGAAGGGAAATTTGGCCTAAATCCTTCTACTTGCATTCGATGAAACAAATCCAACGCCTCTAACTCATAACCCTTCCTTTCATAAACCTTGATCATTGCACTCCATGTTGCATTATCCTTCTCCTTCGAAAGATCAAACACCATCCTTGCCTTAGCAACCTCCCCATTCTGTCCTATTCCAAGTATTATGGAATTACAAGCAGGAGTTGTTTTTACAGGCATCACTTCGAAAAGCTTCCACGCCTCTTCAAATCTACCATATTGCACATAACTTATTACAATTGCAGTCCATGAGATCTCATTCTTCTCAGGCATGACTTCAAATAGTTTCCTAGCAATATCCAGTTTACCATTTTGGGCATATCCTGATATCATAGCAGTCCAAGAAACCACATTCTTTTTTCGCATATCATCAAAAAGATCGCGAGCCTCATCTAACCTAGCTTCTTGACAATAACCACATATCATATTAGTCCTTACAACTACATCCTTTACtggcatcatatcataaagcTTTCTAGCCTCATCAATTCtcctttcttgaattaaacCACCTAACATCACAGTCCACGACACGACATTCTTTTCAGGCATTTGCCAAAACAGTTTTTCTGCTTCCTCAACTAACCCTTCCTCAACATATCCTCTAACCATAGCAGTCCAAGAAATAACATTTCTTTGAGGCATTTTGTCAAACACCTTTCTTGCTTCATTCACCATCCTATTCGTTACATAACCTGAGATTAACCCATTCCAGGAAACAATGTTTCTCTCAGGCATTTGATTAAATAGACACTGGCCTTCATGGGGTTGGTGATTTTGGAAATACCCAGAGATTATAGAGTTCCAAGAAGTTACAGTTCTGTTGGGCATTTCGTCGAACACCTTTCGGGCATTCTGAATTTGGCCCAAACGAGCAAAATGAGAAATCTGAGAATTTGATGCAATTGCATGAGTGTAACAGTATTTCCGACATTGAACAAAGAATAAGCGTTGCATCAATGAGAAACAGTAGAACTACTTCTGTTCGGCTATGAGTTTTTGTGAGCAGAAAAAACATTGAAACTGTCTCGCTACTTTAAAGTTTTATAGTCCCTCTCAGCTTTAAATTAAAGTTTGAAGTTAGACACTTTGGACCATGTTAATGTTTTATTATGCCATTTAGTCCAGTTTGTTTTGTTAGAACACGTACTGAACCTCTCAttacttttaaaagaaaaagggccTTTCCCAAGAGGAAAAGACCGACGTACGTGAGATTTTCTGTTATAATCAACgaatttttgataaaaaatggTGTCCTTTGAGGACAAATCCAATAAATGGTTTTGTCAGAATTTTATTTAACTAAAATGGTGAAAACACACCCTTAATAGAGCACTTTCAATGTGCGATTTTCATGTATAAAAACAGACGGTccgttaaaaatatttacactaaGGATGTTCTGCAACCCATGAGCCTTTAATGGATATTTcaaactttggagaaaggatcaTCTATTGTAAAGTAGAGAAAGGATCATTTATTGTAAAGCACCTTCAgtgtaaatttgaaaaattagagaatttaaaaaagtaaaatttttgTAGTGATGTGACATAATATGACGGTCTTTCCCAAACCTAAAGGAATCGTTTGGTACGCGGACTAAATTAAACCCCAAAGGCTCACACAATACAAGGCACCTTCAGTGAACTTACAAAAACGCCTTTAGTCATTGCTGTCAAGAGCTTCTCCATAAATGATGGTATATGTCCCTCTTCCGCACCACTCTTCTGTGGTCCCCCTTCACCATTGTTGTCAAGAGCTACTtcataaacaaaacaaaaaaaaactttcaaaacattattTGGAAGATGGACATCAATTCTATTCAAAAAAATTGTGCATTAATCAACCGTTCAAATAAGAAAGCGCATTTTCAAGAGGTAactttttgcttttattttactttattacttTTCTAGTTTGTGTATTAATTTTTTACcacatttatttattaattgttgtgtttatttatattatattgccgattTTATCTTATAgaattataatattattaatcATTATACCCATTTTTTACCCCTCCAGTTGCTTCCAATTTTCACCATCCCACTCAGTTGCCTCATAAATCAACTCGAATTCATCggcattttcttgttttttctgcTTGTTTTTTGCCCCAATACAATGCAACTCTACCACGACGTGCATTTGACATTTTTAGACTGCGCAAAAATACGTCTGTTATTAGTAAGTTATATACTCAAATAGGAAGAGCAATATACTATGAAGAAAATCACTAcccttatttttgaaaattcagaTTGAAGTGTGCATTCAAGGGCAATGTGCACTAATTTTTTGAACTGAATATACATAATAATGTATTCGGCTCCATATATAGAGGAACGGGAAAATAATGCTGAAGGCTCTCTTGGCGAAGGGCATTTTTGTAAGTTCACTGAAGGTGTGTGGCATTATATGAGCGTTTAGGTTTGGAAAGGCTGTCATGC
This window harbors:
- the LOC132052116 gene encoding pentatricopeptide repeat-containing protein At1g56690, mitochondrial-like isoform X3 yields the protein MQRLFFVQCRKYCYTHAIASNSQISHFARLGQIQNARKVFDEMPNRTVTSWNSIISGYFQNHQPHEGQCLFNQMPERNIVSWNGLISGYVTNRMVNEARKVFDKMPQRNVISWTAMVRGYVEEGLVEEAEKLFWQMPEKNVVSWTVMLGGLIQERRIDEARKLYDMMPVKDVVVRTNMICGYCQEARLDEARDLFDDMRKKNVVSWTAMISGYAQNGKLDIARKLFEVMPEKNEISWTAIVISYVQYGRFEEAWKLFEVMPVKTTPACNSIILGIGQNGEVAKARMVFDLSKEKDNATWSAMIKVYERKGYELEALDLFHRMQVEGFRPNFPSLISILSVCASLASLDYGREIHARLIRTDCDDDVYASSVLITMYIKCGDFVKAKLIFDRFSPKDVVMWNSIITGYAQHGLGDEALEVFREMCSLGITPDEVTFVGVLSACSYTGKVKEGKDIFESMNSKYQMEPGTAHYACMVDMLGRAGRLDEAMDLINKMTVEADAIIWGSLMGACRTHMNLDLAEVAAKKLLKLEPQNSGPYVLLSNIYASKGKWADVASLRKSMQSREVVKSPGCSWLEADKNVHMFTGGQSTPHPEHKLIIKMLEKLGPKLREAGYIPDGSFALHDVDEEEKMHSLNFHSEKLAVAYGLLKLPEDKYQYPCCSSWLFRVQCYSSC
- the LOC132052116 gene encoding pentatricopeptide repeat-containing protein At1g56690, mitochondrial-like isoform X2; this translates as MQRLFFVQCRKYCYTHAIASNSQISHFARLGQIQNARKVFDEMPNRTVTSWNSIISGYFQNHQPHEGQCLFNQMPERNIVSWNGLISGYVTNRMVNEARKVFDKMPQRNVISWTAMVRGYVEEGLVEEAEKLFWQMPEKNVVSWTVMLGGLIQERRIDEARKLYDMMPVKDVVVRTNMICGYCQEARLDEARDLFDDMRKKNVVSWTAMISGYAQNGKLDIARKLFEVMPEKNEISWTAIVISYVQYGRFEEAWKLFEVMPVKTTPACNSIILGIGQNGEVAKARMVFDLSKEKDNATWSAMIKVYERKGYELEALDLFHRMQVEGFRPNFPSLISILSVCASLASLDYGREIHARLIRTDCDDDVYASSVLITMYIKCGDFVKAKLIFDRFSPKDVVMWNSIITGYAQHGLGDEALEVFREMCSLGITPDEVTFVGVLSACSYTGKVKEGKDIFESMNSKYQMEPGTAHYACMVDMLGRAGRLDEAMDLINKMTVEADAIIWGSLMGACRTHMNLDLAEVAAKKLLKLEPQNSGPYVLLSNIYASKGKWADVASLRKSMQSREVVKSPGCSWLEADKNVHMFTGGQSTPHPEHKLIIKMLEKLGPKLREAGYIPDGSFALHDVDEEEKMHSLNFHSEKLAVAYGLLKLPEGREIILRDANRFHHFKDGVCSCKDYW
- the LOC132052116 gene encoding pentatricopeptide repeat-containing protein At1g56690, mitochondrial-like isoform X1, with the translated sequence MQRLFFVQCRKYCYTHAIASNSQISHFARLGQIQNARKVFDEMPNRTVTSWNSIISGYFQNHQPHEGQCLFNQMPERNIVSWNGLISGYVTNRMVNEARKVFDKMPQRNVISWTAMVRGYVEEGLVEEAEKLFWQMPEKNVVSWTVMLGGLIQERRIDEARKLYDMMPVKDVVVRTNMICGYCQEARLDEARDLFDDMRKKNVVSWTAMISGYAQNGKLDIARKLFEVMPEKNEISWTAIVISYVQYGRFEEAWKLFEVMPVKTTPACNSIILGIGQNGEVAKARMVFDLSKEKDNATWSAMIKVYERKGYELEALDLFHRMQVEGFRPNFPSLISILSVCASLASLDYGREIHARLIRTDCDDDVYASSVLITMYIKCGDFVKAKLIFDRFSPKDVVMWNSIITGYAQHGLGDEALEVFREMCSLGITPDEVTFVGVLSACSYTGKVKEGKDIFESMNSKYQMEPGTAHYACMVDMLGRAGRLDEAMDLINKMTVEADAIIWGSLMGACRTHMNLDLAEVAAKKLLKLEPQNSGPYVLLSNIYASKGKWADVASLRKSMQSREVVKSPGCSWLEADKNVHMFTGGQSTPHPEHKLIIKMLEKLGPKLREAGYIPDGSFALHDVDEEEKMHSLNFHSEKLAVAYGLLKLPEGMPIRVMKNLRVCGDCHSAIKIIAKVTGREIILRDANRFHHFKDGVCSCKDYW